Proteins encoded together in one Methanocalculus alkaliphilus window:
- the ruvB gene encoding Holliday junction branch migration DNA helicase RuvB codes for MTDRITAPVRMTDDIEDPAIRPGSLDEFVGQPQLKEALRIAIEAAKLRGETLDHILFSGPPGLGKTTLAQIIAREMGAAIRSTTGPVIDKPGDLAAQLTALTHGDLLFIDEIHRLNPVVEEILYPAMEDYMIDVMIGEGPGAKAIQLPLDRFTLIGATTRVGLLGSPLRDRFGMIFRLNLYEVDELLSIVKRSASILSISITEEGAKEIAQRSRGTPRIANRLLRRVRDYAMVRGDGTITRESADAALGILGIDPLGLDDLDRRILTVVAEDFSGGPVGVRTIAISIGEEVRTIEEVYEPYLIRIGFLKRTPKGRETTEAASEHLLAGRRS; via the coding sequence ATGACCGACCGGATAACAGCGCCAGTCCGGATGACGGATGATATCGAGGATCCCGCGATCCGGCCGGGGAGTCTTGACGAGTTCGTCGGCCAGCCACAACTCAAGGAGGCGCTCCGGATCGCTATCGAAGCAGCAAAGCTCCGTGGCGAGACCCTCGATCACATCCTCTTCTCAGGCCCGCCCGGCCTTGGGAAGACGACCCTCGCCCAGATCATCGCACGGGAGATGGGGGCGGCCATCCGGAGCACCACCGGGCCGGTCATCGACAAGCCCGGCGATCTGGCCGCCCAGCTGACGGCCCTCACCCATGGCGATCTCCTCTTCATCGACGAGATTCACCGGCTGAACCCGGTCGTTGAGGAGATCCTCTACCCGGCGATGGAGGATTACATGATCGACGTAATGATCGGGGAGGGACCGGGGGCAAAGGCGATCCAGCTCCCCCTCGACCGGTTCACCCTCATCGGAGCGACGACACGGGTCGGCCTCCTCGGCTCCCCCCTCCGTGACCGCTTCGGAATGATCTTCCGGCTGAATCTCTACGAGGTCGATGAACTCCTCAGTATCGTCAAACGGTCGGCATCAATCCTCTCGATCTCCATCACCGAAGAGGGAGCAAAAGAGATCGCACAACGGAGCCGTGGAACACCGCGAATCGCTAACCGCCTCCTCAGGCGTGTCCGGGATTATGCGATGGTCCGGGGGGACGGTACCATCACCCGGGAGTCGGCAGACGCTGCTCTTGGCATCCTCGGGATCGATCCCCTCGGCCTCGATGATCTCGACCGCCGGATCCTCACCGTCGTTGCCGAGGACTTCTCGGGCGGGCCGGTCGGCGTCCGGACGATTGCCATCTCGATCGGGGAGGAGGTCCGGACCATCGAGGAGGTCTATGAGCCCTATCTCATCAGGATCGGCTTTCTGAAGCGGACACCGAAGGGGAGGGAGACGACAGAGGCGGCGAGTGAGCATCTCCTTGCAGGGCGCAGATCCTAA
- the ruvA gene encoding Holliday junction branch migration protein RuvA: MFAHISGSVASIGEGTVVIDVGGIGYLIRVSQPDLREIEEMNTPVKLHTHLVVREDAVSLYGFLHPGERELFLILINVSGIGPQIALNILSQISLDQFAMAIIGEDEKVLTRISGIGPKSAKRLILELKETMKKRAGTLRAVASPQPASDAISALITLGFSEREADEAVQSVIESEERQSVQVIIKAALARLRERSE, translated from the coding sequence ATGTTTGCACATATCAGCGGCTCAGTCGCCTCCATCGGGGAGGGAACCGTCGTCATCGATGTCGGCGGAATCGGATACCTCATCCGGGTCAGCCAGCCGGATCTCCGGGAGATCGAGGAGATGAATACTCCGGTGAAGCTCCATACCCATCTCGTCGTCCGGGAGGATGCTGTCTCACTCTATGGATTCCTCCATCCCGGCGAGCGGGAGCTCTTCCTCATTCTCATCAACGTCTCCGGAATCGGGCCACAGATAGCATTAAACATCCTCTCCCAGATATCCCTTGACCAGTTTGCTATGGCGATCATCGGTGAGGATGAGAAGGTCCTGACCCGGATATCAGGGATCGGGCCAAAGAGTGCAAAGCGGCTCATCCTCGAGCTGAAGGAGACGATGAAGAAGCGGGCGGGAACACTCAGAGCGGTTGCCTCTCCGCAGCCTGCATCAGATGCCATCTCTGCGCTTATCACCCTCGGCTTCTCCGAGCGGGAGGCAGATGAAGCAGTCCAAAGCGTCATCGAATCGGAGGAGCGCCAGTCTGTCCAGGTGATCATCAAGGCGGCACTCGCCCGCCTCAGGGAGCGATCAGAATGA
- the ruvC gene encoding crossover junction endodeoxyribonuclease RuvC, with amino-acid sequence MIIIGIDPGIARVGYGVIEKGTRSIRHIENGCIETSGTSQTTSHRLHEIYRRISALIEEHAPDEVAVEELFFTKNVTSAIRVAEVRGVILLAIEERGIPVVEYTPNQIKLAVSGSGRAKKEQVQDMVRRLLRLDEIPRPDDAADGLAIALCHTNTLR; translated from the coding sequence ATGATCATCATCGGGATAGATCCCGGCATCGCCCGGGTGGGGTACGGTGTCATCGAGAAGGGGACCCGGAGCATACGGCATATTGAAAACGGCTGTATTGAGACCTCCGGGACCAGCCAGACGACGAGCCACCGCCTCCATGAGATCTATCGCCGCATATCGGCCCTCATTGAAGAGCATGCCCCCGATGAAGTCGCAGTCGAGGAGCTCTTCTTCACAAAGAACGTCACATCAGCCATCAGGGTTGCGGAGGTGAGGGGGGTGATCCTCCTTGCCATCGAGGAGCGGGGGATTCCGGTCGTCGAATATACCCCGAACCAGATCAAGCTGGCGGTCTCGGGATCAGGCCGGGCAAAGAAGGAGCAGGTGCAGGATATGGTACGGCGGCTCCTCAGACTGGACGAGATCCCACGCCCCGACGATGCCGCCGACGGCCTTGCCATCGCTCTCTGCCATACCAATACCCTTCGGTGA